A stretch of the Leishmania donovani BPK282A1 complete genome, chromosome 21 genome encodes the following:
- a CDS encoding vacuolar sorting-associated-like protein, translated as MAFRIPDDDGTDEYVVTLRGPVLTAAEEQKKWLQEALIAVDRKAAIMRSSMESQDSMAVVIRAAAQMLDELRTNLLEPQNYYELYMKVFSMMEVFVAYLEDEHRAKRHTLEEMYERVQFCGYIVPRLYLLIAAGAVYIDAGDQPALEIARDLVEMCKGVQHPTRGLFLRHFLLTMMKGKLPGDPNRRVSDVGNESAGEAQEEYPHKEDGGTVTDTANLLVQNFKEMNWLWIRMEAGSYTNRNGGSTNSVTACSPTTAALPATSPPPAASAAASSRSSDAATRPGSPPRSLRAARRTQQERRAMCVLVGMNVVRVAQLDGISRDVYASTILPQLLSIMVRYCEPLAQQYLFEVLIQVFPDEFHLFTIDKLFGAISRTVPGVEVSELFRSLMERLCKYAVAVQEGVTEVSSPEEEAKLRDVFPMLLNQMSCMSVSYSAQMSTTTVIKRTSTVPPPTPMMLGAYVTTMRHLVNVVMTLYGKSAKRRFMSLSNIVDVVASKFPSAVVDSSESKESTGVVETAAASAETSTPVSISPAAALAAGQFLVHIITECCATVQEVMAMEGIAALTSCLPFLQRREVAMAVCEVALRGSTAAPVLPSVSKAASSGAGGGVLKPTVVVTVPPPLPRPITALEDVARLFELLDPILVEQPDAPSDLRLIYKYNPAVEFVDEQNLVCRILHLLANDDPAVYAKMLTGVRKVLLQGGARRIPLTYPTLMTLHRRAALRLYAQYQRVSSSAKSDEGERDGDEADTAAAAASQAMKAIRKCFSHVHSGDSKGILEVFAVEAPTEALKEYLFCSNTADVCEQSETSYALYVEALTLYEGHIEESHEQIDVLVACVNALCQMRNMPEENYEVLAAKVCQYASKMLKKHDQSYLVAVCAALFAKKQLSRENQQRVQECLRRSLKLAGQVLALAQLQLYVQLLNIFLHFFTSKSGYLVSVELVNELIEKISEASEVQRSEVGGDGKNSTADDDDSDNAANTFAKIRLVYRNITKYIRSRQSAEERWNEIDV; from the coding sequence atgGCGTTTCGAATTCCAGACGACGATGGCACCGACGAGTACGTCGTCACGCTGCGCGGCCCGGTACTGACAGCcgcggaggagcagaagaAGTGGCTGCAGGAGGCCCTCATCGCCGTAGACCGCAAAGCTGCCatcatgcgcagcagcatggAGAGTCAAGACAgcatggcggtggtgattcgcgccgctgcgcagatGCTGGATGAGCTGCGCACGAACCTGCTGGAGCCGCAAAACTACTACGAGCTCTACATGAAGGTGTTCAGCATGATGGAGGTGTTTGTGGCGTACCTCGAGGACGAACACCGCGCGAAGCGACACACCCTCGAGGAGATGTATGAGCGGGTGCAGTTTTGCGGTTACATTGTACCTCGCCTGTACCTGCTGATTGCGGCCGGTGCGGTGTATATCGATGCCGGAGATCAGCCCGCCCTCGAGATCGCGCGAGACTTGGTAGAGATGTGCAAGGGTGTGCAGCACCCGACCCGTGGGCTGTTTCTACGCCATTTCCTGTTGACAATGATGAAGGGCAAGCTGCCAGGTGACCCAAACCGCCGGGTCAGCGACGTCGGCAACGAGTCCGCAggggaggcgcaggaggagtATCCGCACAAGGAGGATGGCGGCACGGTGACGGACACCGCGAATCTGCTCGTGCAGAACTTCAAGGAGATGAACTGGTTGTGGATTCGCATGGAGGCTGGGAGCTACACCAaccgcaacggcggcagcacgaaTAGTGTCACCGCCTGCAGTCCGACTactgccgcgctgccagccacctcgcctcctccggctgcgtcggctgccgcgtcgtcACGGTCGTCAGACGCCGCCACACGCCCGGGCTCTCCGCCGCGGTCGCttcgcgcagcacgtcgcacgcagcaggagcgccgcGCCATGTGTGTCTTGGTCGGCATGAACGTTGTCCGCGTGGCACAGCTGGACGGCATCAGTCGCGACGTCTATGCGAGCACCATATTGCCGCAGCTCCTGTCCATCATGGTACGCTACTGCGAGCCGTTGGCGCAGCAGTACCTCTTCGAGGTGCTCATACAAGTCTTCCCGGACGAGTTCCATCTCTTCACAATTGACAAGCTCTTCGGCGCCATCAGTCGCACCGTCCCTGGCGTCGAGGTGTCGGAGCTGTTCCGCTCGCTGATGGAGAGACTCTGCAAGTACGCCGTGGCCGTGCAGGAAGGCGTGACGGAAGTGTCGAGTCCTGAAGAAGAGGCGAAGCTCCGTGATGTATTCCCGATGCTGCTCAACCAAATGAGTTGCATGTCCGTCTCGTACAGCGCGCAAATGTCTACCACCACTGTGATCAAGCGCACatcgacggtgccgccgccgacgccgatgaTGCTGGGTGCGTACGTGACGACCATGCGGCACCTTGTGAACGTGGTCATGACGCTCTACGGGAAGTCGGCGAAGCGCCGCTTCATGTCGCTGTCGAACATTGTCGACGTTGTGGCCTCCAAGTTCCCTTCGGCGGTCGTGGACTCGTCAGAGTCGAAAGAGTCGACGGGCGTGGTCGagactgcggcggcgtcggcggagaCGTCGACACCAGTCTCCATCAGCCCAGCTGCGGCCCTTGCCGCAGGTCAGTTCCTCGTGCACATCATTACGGAGTGTTGTGCGACGGTGCAGGAAGTAATGGCCATGGAAGGCATTGCGGCGCTCACATCGTGTCTGCCGTTCTTGCAGAGGCGCGAGGTGGCCATGGCGGTGTGCGAGGTCGCCCTGCGTGGCAGCACggccgcgccggtgctgccgtccGTTAGCAAGGCAGCAAgtagcggcgccggtggtggtgttttGAAGCCAACGGTGGTGGtcacggtgccgccgcctttgccgcgTCCTATAACGGCTCTGGAGGACGTCGCGCGCCTCTTCGAGCTGCTGGACCCGATCCTTGTCGAGCAGCCCGACGCCCCATCCGACCTGCGGCTTATCTACAAGTACAACCCGGCCGTGGAGTTCGTCGACGAGCAGAACCTCGTGTGCCGCATacttcacctcctcgccaACGACGACCCGGCCGTCTATGCAAAGATGTTGACCGGCGTACGTAAGGTTCTCCTGCAGGGAGGCGCGCGGCGCATCCCGCTCACCTACCCGACCCTGATGACGCTGCACCgacgcgcagcgctgcggctctATGCCCAGTATCAGCGCGTCTCCTCGAGTGCCAAGTCCGACGAGGGCGAAagggacggcgacgaggctgatacagcggcggcggcggcgtcgcaggcGATGAAGGCTATCCGCAAGTGTTTTAGTCATGTGCACTCGGGTGACAGCAAGGGCATCCTCGAAGTGTTCGCGGTCGAGGCACCCACGGAGGCGCTCAAGGAGTACCTCTTCTGCTCCAACACGGCCGATGTATGCGAGCAATCAGAGACCAGCTATGCGCTCTACGTcgaggcgctgacgctgtACGAAGGTCACATTGAGGAGAGTCACGAGCAGATCGACGTTCTCGTCGCCTGCGTGAATGCTCTGTGCCAGATGCGCAACATGCCGGAGGAGAACTACGAAGTGCTGGCCGCGAAGGTGTGTCAGTACGCGTCAAAAATGCTCAAGAAGCACGACCAGAGCtacctcgtcgccgtctgcgccgcgCTCTTCGCTAAGAAGCAGCTCTCGCGCGAGAACCAGCAGCGTGTGCAGGAGTGCCTGCGGCGGTCGCTGAAGCTGGCGGGGCAGGTTCTCGCCCTCGCACAACTGCAGCTGtacgtgcagctgctgaacaTCTTTCTGCACTTCTTCACATCCAAGAGCGGCTACTTGGTGTCCGTCGAACTCGTGAATGAGCTGATAGAAAAGATCTCCGAGGCGagcgaggtgcagcgcagTGAAgtcggcggtgacggcaaaaacagcaccgccgatgacgacgacagcgacaacGCAGCCAACACGTTCGCCAAAATCCGCCTTGTCTATCGCAACATCACAAAGTACATCCGCTCTCGTCAGAGTGCCGAGGAGCGGTGGAACGAAATCGACGTGTGA
- a CDS encoding DnaJ protein, putative — translation MVRETELYEVLNVSVEADEHEIKRSYRRLALKYHPDKNTGDEAAADMFKKVSNAYEVLSDPEKRQVYDKYGKEGLERGAGEGGGFHDATDIFSMFFGGGARERGEPKPKDIVHELEVKLDDLYNGATKKVMISRDRLCGTCEGSGLKPSGKRITCAQCRGRGVLLRTQQVFPGFHHQVQMRCPACGGEGEIVAASDLCTGCRGKRAVREKSVLEVHIDRGASKSDHFTFTGEGNQEPGIRLSGDVLIFLSVRPHPVFHRINDHLMMRCPITLQEALCGFEVPIEHLDGRQLVIKASPGQVVHSDSAWSVYNEGMPVKGTGGLQKGKLFIYFDVEWPETLPREQIDKIVTALNVPEKPGKLGGHVVELTEYKAAGKFKGGKNGKRGGAAGSRSAGAGRGRGAARSRQAHAEEDEFEDVTDDDDDEQQQYGGQQYFRAGPQGFNGSTQTVECAQQ, via the coding sequence ATGGTGCGCGAAACGGAGCTGTACGAGGTGTTGAACGTGTCGGTCGAGGCCGACGAGCACGAGATCAAGCGGTCCTACCGCCGGCTGGCCCTCAAGTACCACCCCGACAAGAACACCGGCGATGAGGCCGCAGCGGACATGTTCAAGAAGGTGAGCAACGCCTACGAAGTGCTCAGCGACCCCGAGAAGCGGCAGGTGTACGACAAGTACGGCAAGGAGGGACTAGAAAGGGGCGCGGGCGAGGGTGGCGGCTTCCATGATGCGACGGACATCTTCTCCATGTTCttcggcggaggcgcgcgggAGCGCGGGGAGCCAAAGCCGAAGGACATCGTCCACGAGCTCGAGGTGAAACTGGATGACCTGTACAACGGCGCCACGAAGAAAGTGATGATTTCGCGTGACCGCCTCTGCGGTACCTGTGAGGGCAGTGGGCTGAAGCCCAGCGGCAAGCGCATCACCTGCGCCCAGTGCCGCGGTcgcggtgtgctgctgcgcacccaGCAGGTCTTCCCCGGGTTCCATCATCAGGTGCAGATGCGCTGTCCTGCCTGTGGTGGCGAGGGCGAAATCGTCGCGGCCTCTGACCTCTGCaccggctgccgcggcaagCGCGCAGTGCGCGAGAAGAGTGTGCTGGAGGTGCACATTGACCGTGGCGCCTCCAAGTCGGACCACTTCACCTTCACTGGCGAGGGCAATCAGGAGCCCGGGATCCGCCTGTCTGGCGACGTGCTTATCTTTTTGAGCGTGCGCCCGCATCCCGTCTTCCACCGCATAAACGACCATCTCATGATGCGCTGCCCCATTACCCTGCAGGAGGCACTATGCGGGTTCGAGGTGCCCATCGAGCATCTCGACGGCCGCCAGCTTGTCATCAAGGCGTCGCCCGGCCAGGTGGTGCACAGCGACAGTGCGTGGAGCGTGTACAATGAAGGCATGCCAGTAAAGGGCACCGGCGGTCTGCAGAAAGGCAAACTGTTCATCTACTTCGATGTTGAGTGGCCAGAGACGCTGCCGAGGGAACAGATCGACAAGATCGTGACGGCCTTGAACGTGCCGGAGAAGCCCGGCAAGCTGGGCGGGCATGTGGTGGAGCTGACGGAGTACAAGGCCGCCGGCAAGTTCAAGGGTGGCAAGAATGGGaagcgcggtggtgcggcggggTCGCGGTctgccggcgccggccgTGGGCGTGGGGCCGCTCGAAGCCGCCAGGcgcacgccgaggaggacgaatTCGAGGATGTCActgacgacgatgacgacgagcagcagcagtacggCGGTCAGCAGTACTTCCGCGCAGGTCCGCAAGGCTTCAACGGCAGCACGCAGACCGTAGAGTGCGCACAGCAGTAG